Below is a window of Polyangiaceae bacterium DNA.
TTCCGTTTCCGCGCGAGTGCAGGAATGCTCGGAGCGTGTAGCCTCGGCAATCGAGTCCGATACCGTACGCCCCCATCACCAAGCGGACGGCCTGCTCTGGTGGCAGGTCGGGGCGTTGTCTCAGGAGCTCCCGGGCGGCACCCGCGTCGAGTAGCGCCTGCGTGATGATGCGGATGTCCTCGGGGGTGCCTCGCGTCGAGGTAGCTGCCAGCGCATGCGGAGCAAGCTTGGCGAAGCGCTCGGGTCCCACGGCCTTCTTGATGGCGGCCAGGTATGCGCCCTTCTGCTGGTCCGAGACGCCGTGGAGTGATCGAAACGCGGGGGACACCCGGACGCTCTTGCCGTCGACCTGGTACTCAGCGAGCATCCGCCGCCTGAGCTCGTCGAGGCGGGTGCCCACCGACTCCGGGTTGCGCCGCTCGGCCAGCTGGACGACCGCGGGGCTCTCCGTCCTGGGAGTGGGCGTCCGCTTGGCCACGGTGTTCCGGGTCGCGCTCTCGGCGACCCAATCGCGAATCGCTGCAGAAGTCCCGGCGGTGACTCGTCGCAGGCTCTCGGACATGCGACCCCTTTCGGGCGCGACCTCACGGCAGTTGCGGGGAACTTTTGCTGGGATGTTCCGGTGAAGAACGCGGAACTGCGCCGTGCGCTCCGCGAGGGGAGCGAGCAAGAGCGTGCTTTTTGGATTGCCCGGACCATGACGGAGGCGCAGTACGCGGACGTCTGGCAGTACCTCTCGCTTCGCGACGCCGTCCTTCCGTGAACTGGTCCGCGAGCTCAAGCCCACCCATCCCATCCCGGCGGCCACGGGGTGCGGCTTCTCGCCGGAACCTACGTTCCACTACCGTGTGCAGTCCCGCTGCCCCCTGCACGCGGTCTTTCACTCCTGCACGCGACGCGAGCGATCGTTGAGCAAGGCTCGCCACGCCTCGATGCGGTTCTTCGCGTGCTCGGGCCACTTCTTCCTGGAGAGCCGCCCGAGCAGGTGCGGCGTGTGATCGCCGGCGCGGCTGCGCTCGCCGAAGACCTCGGCCGCGGCCTCCAGTGACTCGTAGGCTTTGTCCGGGTCGCCCGACTCGATGTAGTACCAGGCCTGCGTGAGCAGGTAGTGCTGGCGGGGCTCGGCCTCTTGCACGCTGATGCCGGCGGCCTCCATCAGCTTGGCGTGCGCGGTCTCGAGATCGCGACGGGCGAGCGAGATCTGGCAGGAGAGCAGCTTCGACTCGATGATGCCCCAGGGGTCGCGCATCTGGTTGTAGACGTTCGAGGAGATCTCCGCGTGGATCTCGGCCATGTCGAGGTCGTCGGTGTCGATGCCGATCATGGCGAGCAGGCGCTCGCAGGCGGCGTGGCCGCGGGGGGTGCGCAGCGCCTCGAAGGAGGAGAGGGCCTCCAGCGCGCCGAGCTCGGCGCTGTAGAAGTTCATCAGCCGGTGCTCGACGTGGGAGAGCGAGGCGTTGGCCTGGGCGATGCCCAGGCGGTAGCCGGCCTTCTCGAACTCCGCGCGGGCCTCGAGCGTGAGCCGGCGCGCGCGCTCCGTGACGCCCTCGGAGTGATCGATCCAGGAGAGCAGGAGCAGGCACTGCCCGCGGCCCAGGGGCTGGCCGAGCTCGGCGAAGTGCTGCTCGCCGGCGCGGATGACCTGGCGTCCGCGGTCGTAGTTGCCGAGCAGGTACTCGATCTCGCCGATCACCGCCTCGCACTGCGCCATGCCCAGCACGTTGCCGAGCTCGGTGAAGATCTCGTGGGCGCGGGAGGCGAGATCCGCGCCCTCCACGCTGTCGCCCTTCTCGCTGGCCAGGTGCCCGAGCAGGCGCAGGATGTGGGCCTGGTTCTCCTTGTCGCCCAGCTCCTCGAAGGCGTGACGGGCGATCTCGGCGTGGGTGGAGGCCTCCTCCGGCTTGCCCAGGTGGCGCAGGGCCTCTGCCGACCAGCGGTGCTTGAGCGCGAGGTTCCTGCCCTCGAGGTGCCCCTTGAGCAGCTCCAGATCGCCGAGGGTCGAGAGCGGCTCGCGGGCGGTGTTCCAGGCGTTCGCGAGCCAGTCGAAGATGAGCTTCGCGGCGAGCTCCGGCTCGTTCGCGTAGAGCATGTTGGCCGCGCGCTGGCGCACGATGCGCCGCTGGTTGGAGAGCGGGTGCTCGCCCAGCGCATCCGAGGCGGCCACGAAGATGTCGCGGGCGTCCTGCCGCTCCATCAGCTGCGCCAGGAGGTGCTCCTGCAACAGCGCGTGGGGCCAGTTGTAGCGACCGGCGCCGCGCGGCAGGATGATTTCCGCGTTCTGGAGGCTGACGATGGCGTCGTCCGCGGGGAGCCCGAGCTTCAGCAGGAGCGAGTGCAGCACGTTGCGCCGAATGTCGCCGCCCAGGGTCGCCACGGCGTAGGCGGCGAGGCGGTGGCCTTCGGGCATCGCCTGCACCCGGCTGTCCCACAGCTCCGCCGTGGTCTGCGGGCGTACGGTCAGCACCTCTTCCGGGACGCGATAGACGCCGTCCTGGATCTGCATGTTGCCGGCCAGGGCCCAGGCGTGGAGCTGCTGAAGCGCGAACAGCGGGTTGCCGCGGCTGCGTCGCGCTGCCTCTTGCACGGAGGCGTCGTCCAGCGGCAACGAGGCGCGCAGGAGCGCGGCGGTGGTGTCCGGCTCCAGCGGCTGCACGTCGATGACGATGCCGTTCATTGCCTCGCGGAGCTGGCGCAGCTGCTCGGCCTGCGGGGTGCCGAGCTGCACGTCCTCGGAGCGCACGGTGGCGACCATGACGATGCGCTGGTCGGGCTCCTCCTGGTGGACGCGGAGCAGGCCCTCGAAGGTCGTCTGGCCGGAGTTGTGCAGGTCGTCCAAGAAGAACAGCAGCGGGCGGCCACGGGCGATGCGGCGGAGCGTGTAACGGATGACGAGCCGGCGCGTCTCGAAGCTGTCGAGCGTGAAGCGGATGCCGCTGGGTCCCACCGGTTGATCGGGCCCGAGGGGGCGGATCCACTCCGCCGCGCCGGCGACCCAGGCGCGGCCGTTCTTGTCGTCGGCGCTCACGCGCCAGCGCAAGAGCAGGGACTTTTCGATGGTGTTGCGATCCGTGCGCTCGAAGTTGAAGTACTGCGTGACGCCGCCGAGCATGCCGTCGAGGGGGCTGCGGATGCGCCGGTAGCGGGCGCGCACCGGGATCATCGTGCCTTCCTCTTGCACGACCTCGCACAGCCACTCGGCGATGCGGCTCTTCCCGACGCCGGCCGGGCCGACCAGGATGATCAAGCGATGCGGCTCGCCGATGCCCTCGATGACCTCGTCGCAGACCTCGCGCAGCACGTGCCGAACGTCGTCGCGGCCGACCAGCGGGCTTGGCCGGATGCTCAAGAGGCCCGGCGCGCGTTGCGGTGCGGCGGGCGCCAGGCCCTCGGTCTTGCCGCGCGGCGGTCCGGTCTGGCGCGTGGTCGGAGCCGGCGGGCTCGCTGCTTTGTGCGGCAGCGGCGGGAAGGTGAACACCTCCGGATCCACGTCCGGGTCGGGGCGCCAGGCGCTCCAGGCGGCGCGCGCCTCGGACGCGAACTCCCAGCGGTCCCAGGGCCGCTTGGCGAGCAAGCGCTTCACGAAGGCGGTGACCTGCTCGGGGGCTGGAATGGCCAGGCGCAGCTCCGGCACCTTCTCGAAGGCGTGCAGGCGCAAGAGCTCCTTCGGATCTCCGCTGAACACGCTGCGGCCCGAGAGCAGCTTGAACAAGATGCAGCCGAGGGCGTAGAGGTCCGTCGCGCCGCAGACGTGGTGCATCTCGTGCTGGATCTGCTCGGGCGCCATGTAGCCCGGCGTGCCCGCGCCGGCGTGAGGCGCGAACTCCATGGGCTTGGCGCCGTCGAGGCGCTCGTCGTGCGGGTCCTGCCGGAGCCAGGCCAGGCCGAAGTCCAGGATGTGGATCTTCGGCGGGTGTCCCGGCACCTCTTCGACCAGGACGTTCGAGGGCTTCAGATCGCCGTGGATGATGCCGCGGGCGTGGGCGTGGGCCAGGGCGCCCAGGATCTGATCGAGCACGTGCCAGATCAGCTCGAAGCGGTTGGCCGTCTGGGACAGATCGTGGAGCGAGACCCCCGTCACCAGATCCATGGTCAAGAACGGCGTGCCGTCCTTGAGCTGGCCGAAATCCTGCGCGCGCACGATGCACGGGTGGTCCAAGGCGGCGAGCGCGCGCGCCTCCTTGTAGAACCACATGATGTACTCGGCGGCGAGCTTGCTCTCCGGCGGGATGACTCGCTTGAGGGCGACCTCTTGGCCCGTGGCGATGTCCTTGCAACGGTACACGATGCCCATGCCGCCCTCGCCGAGGACGCCGATGACCTCGTAGCGATCGGCGAGCACGTGCCCGGGCAGCACCGGGCTCGGAGTGCCGAGCGGCGTGATCTCGTGCATCGACACGCTGAGGATGGAGCCCTCCTTCAACGAAGCTGCGCTCGGGATGCTGGGCGGGGCGCTGTCGTGATCGCTCTCGGGCTCCGGCTCGGCCGGAGGTGGGCTCCCCGAGAGATGCGAAGCGGCGTTCGGCACACCGTTGCTGGCCGGTGGACGTGACGTCTCGGAGGGGTCGGAGCCTTTGGGAATGGACGCGCCAGCCGCTGATGCGGGCTTGCCTCGCGCGTCGCCGCCGTTGGACATCGCTTTTGCTCTCTACTCCGACTCGACCCGGACCCGCAGACGCTCTCGAGCTCCCCCGGGAACCCGCGAGCGCGCGAGTGTATTCACCGAAATCCCCGCGTCGAGGGCCCGGGGCAAGGCTCCAAGCCTAGCTGATTTCCCGTGTGCTTGCAGCAGCTTACGCGCCCGGTAGAAAGCCGGGCAAAGGCGGCAGGCGGCTTTCCGCGCAGCGGGATCGGGCTTATGGCCTCCGCCACCATGACCGCGGCCCGCACCCACCATCAACCGCCCCTCGCCGAGACCGACCCCGAGATCGCGCAGCTCATCGCCGCGGAGGAGGTCCGCGAGACCGACAAGCTGCGGCTGATCCCCAGCGAGAACTACGTCTCTCGCGCGGTGCTCGAGGCGACCGGCTCGGTGCTGACCAACAAGTACTCCGAGGGCTACGCCGGCAAGCGCTACTACGAGGGTCAGCAGATCGTCGACCAGGTCGAGGAGCTGGCCATCGCGCGGGTGAAGCAGCTCTTCGGGGCCGAGCACGTGAACGTGCAACCCTACAGCGGCAGCCCCGCGAACCTGGCCGTGTACCTGGCGTTCTGCCAGCCCCACGACACCATCATGGGGCTCGGTCTGCCGGCGGGCGGGCACCTGACCCACGGCCACACCGTCAGCATCACGGGCAAGTACTTCAAGAGCGTGCCCTACGGGGTGCGGCAGAGCGACCACCGCATCGATCTCGATCAGGTGCGCGCCTTGGCCCGGGAGCACAAGCCGAAGATCATCTGGTGCGGGACCACCGCGTATCCGCGCACCCTGCCGTTCGCGGAGTTCCGCGAGATCGCCGACGAGGTCGGGGCCAAGCTCTGCGCGGACATCGCGCACATCGCGGGCCTGGTCGCCGGCGGAGCGCATCCTTCGCCCATGGGCATCGCGGACGTGGTGACGACCACCACGCACAAGACGCTGCGAGGCCCTCGCGGCGGCATGATCCTGTGCAAGGCGGAACACGCGAAGGACATCGACCGCGCGGTGTTCCCGGGCTTGCAGGGCGGCCCGCACAACCACACCACCGCGGGCATCGCCGTGGCCGCGAAAGAGGCGATGGCGCCGGCGTTCAAGGCCTACGCGGGTCGCGTGGTCGAAAACGCCAAGGTGCTGGCCGAAGCGCTCGCGAGCCGCGGCTTCCGCCTGGTCACCGGCGGGACCGACAACCACCTGGTGCTGGTGGACCTCACGCCCAAGAACATCACCGGCAAGGTCGCGGCAAAGGCGCTCGATCGCGCGGGGATCGTCGGCAACTACAACTCGATCCCCTTCGACCCGCGAAAACCCTTCGACCCGTCGGGCTTCCGCATCGGGACTCCCGCCGTCACCTCGCGGGGTATGGGCAAGGACGAGATGCTGAAGCTGGCCGCCTGGATGGACCAGGTGGTCGCCGCGCCGGACGACGAGAAGCTGCTCGAGCGCGT
It encodes the following:
- a CDS encoding protein kinase, producing the protein MSNGGDARGKPASAAGASIPKGSDPSETSRPPASNGVPNAASHLSGSPPPAEPEPESDHDSAPPSIPSAASLKEGSILSVSMHEITPLGTPSPVLPGHVLADRYEVIGVLGEGGMGIVYRCKDIATGQEVALKRVIPPESKLAAEYIMWFYKEARALAALDHPCIVRAQDFGQLKDGTPFLTMDLVTGVSLHDLSQTANRFELIWHVLDQILGALAHAHARGIIHGDLKPSNVLVEEVPGHPPKIHILDFGLAWLRQDPHDERLDGAKPMEFAPHAGAGTPGYMAPEQIQHEMHHVCGATDLYALGCILFKLLSGRSVFSGDPKELLRLHAFEKVPELRLAIPAPEQVTAFVKRLLAKRPWDRWEFASEARAAWSAWRPDPDVDPEVFTFPPLPHKAASPPAPTTRQTGPPRGKTEGLAPAAPQRAPGLLSIRPSPLVGRDDVRHVLREVCDEVIEGIGEPHRLIILVGPAGVGKSRIAEWLCEVVQEEGTMIPVRARYRRIRSPLDGMLGGVTQYFNFERTDRNTIEKSLLLRWRVSADDKNGRAWVAGAAEWIRPLGPDQPVGPSGIRFTLDSFETRRLVIRYTLRRIARGRPLLFFLDDLHNSGQTTFEGLLRVHQEEPDQRIVMVATVRSEDVQLGTPQAEQLRQLREAMNGIVIDVQPLEPDTTAALLRASLPLDDASVQEAARRSRGNPLFALQQLHAWALAGNMQIQDGVYRVPEEVLTVRPQTTAELWDSRVQAMPEGHRLAAYAVATLGGDIRRNVLHSLLLKLGLPADDAIVSLQNAEIILPRGAGRYNWPHALLQEHLLAQLMERQDARDIFVAASDALGEHPLSNQRRIVRQRAANMLYANEPELAAKLIFDWLANAWNTAREPLSTLGDLELLKGHLEGRNLALKHRWSAEALRHLGKPEEASTHAEIARHAFEELGDKENQAHILRLLGHLASEKGDSVEGADLASRAHEIFTELGNVLGMAQCEAVIGEIEYLLGNYDRGRQVIRAGEQHFAELGQPLGRGQCLLLLSWIDHSEGVTERARRLTLEARAEFEKAGYRLGIAQANASLSHVEHRLMNFYSAELGALEALSSFEALRTPRGHAACERLLAMIGIDTDDLDMAEIHAEISSNVYNQMRDPWGIIESKLLSCQISLARRDLETAHAKLMEAAGISVQEAEPRQHYLLTQAWYYIESGDPDKAYESLEAAAEVFGERSRAGDHTPHLLGRLSRKKWPEHAKNRIEAWRALLNDRSRRVQE
- a CDS encoding serine hydroxymethyltransferase; this encodes MTAARTHHQPPLAETDPEIAQLIAAEEVRETDKLRLIPSENYVSRAVLEATGSVLTNKYSEGYAGKRYYEGQQIVDQVEELAIARVKQLFGAEHVNVQPYSGSPANLAVYLAFCQPHDTIMGLGLPAGGHLTHGHTVSITGKYFKSVPYGVRQSDHRIDLDQVRALAREHKPKIIWCGTTAYPRTLPFAEFREIADEVGAKLCADIAHIAGLVAGGAHPSPMGIADVVTTTTHKTLRGPRGGMILCKAEHAKDIDRAVFPGLQGGPHNHTTAGIAVAAKEAMAPAFKAYAGRVVENAKVLAEALASRGFRLVTGGTDNHLVLVDLTPKNITGKVAAKALDRAGIVGNYNSIPFDPRKPFDPSGFRIGTPAVTSRGMGKDEMLKLAAWMDQVVAAPDDEKLLERVAAEVKELCKGFPPPGIAV